One genomic segment of Erigeron canadensis isolate Cc75 unplaced genomic scaffold, C_canadensis_v1 Conyza_canadensis_unscaffolded:145, whole genome shotgun sequence includes these proteins:
- the LOC122584236 gene encoding uncharacterized protein LOC122584236 has protein sequence MLATKISRPIALDDYTSSMCSESWGHSSFALALIELDAENEVKTELIVGIPNMIGDGFTKQVIKIEYQWKPPRCATCKVFNHESDQCPKLPKQTTQVEFTQDEGGFTMISRKKKKGKVVQQERHIEKVNEDPFAGLSRNQQDESDDEIECVIDKREIEARFKVSADPEGASTPVSEMPHLDRIFGNVFPHWNWTSNAHVCGKNSRIIIGWDPNIADLMVLSLSDQVIHSQIIFKANRKVVLCSFVYAHNIYIQRRDLWNNLVLHKAFVHDKPWVLLGDFNAALFLNDKVVSSSNVDISMREFKDCVKELEISDVNKSGYSLLGIRNQKGSLEP, from the exons ATGTTGGCGACTAAGATTAGTAGACCAATCGCTTTAGATGATTACACGAGTTCCATGTGTTCTGAATCATGGGGTCATAGTAGTTTTGCTCTGGCCCTCATTGAATTGGATGCTGAAAATGAGGTTAAAACCGAATTGATAGTGGGAATTCCTAACATGATTGGCGATGGCTTTACAAAGCAAGTAATCAAAATTGAGTATCAATGGAAACCGCCTCGTTGTGCTACTTGTAAGGTGTTTAATCATGAAAGTGATCAATGTCCTAAATTACCTAAACAGACTACTCAAGTCGAGTTTACTCAAGATGAGGGGGGTTTTACCATGATAtcaaggaagaagaaaaagggaaaGGTTGTTCAACAGGAGAGACATATCGAAAAA GTTAATGAGGATCCGTTTGCTGGTTTGAGTAGGAATCAACAAgatgaaagtgatgatgaaATTGAATGTGTGATTGATAAACGTGAGATTGAGGCACGTTTTAAGGTTTCGGCAGATCCTGAGGGGGCAAGCACCCCCGTTTCAGAGATGCCTCAT CTTGATAGGATATTTGGTAATGTTTTCCCGCATTGGAATTGGACTTCTAATGCTCATGTATGTGGCAAGAATTCTAGAATAATCATTGGGTGGGATCCTAATATAGCTGATTTAATGGTGTTGTCTTTATCAGATCAGGTTATTCATTCACAGATTATCTTTAAAGCTAATCGAAAGGTGGTCTTATGCTCGTTTGTTTATGCACATAATATCTATATTCAAAGACGTGATTTATGGAATAACCTGGTTTTGCATAAAGCTTTTGTCCATGACAAGCCTTGGGTGTTACTTGGTGATTTTAATGCTGCTTTATTTCTCAATGATAAAGTGGTTAGCTCGTCAAATGTTGATATTTCTATGAGAGAGTTTAAGGATTGTGTCAAAGAACTTGAAATTTCTGATGTGAATAAATCGGGTTACAGTTTACTTGGAATCAGAAACCAAAAGGGAAGCTTGGAACCTTGA